In the genome of Conger conger chromosome 8, fConCon1.1, whole genome shotgun sequence, one region contains:
- the LOC133134885 gene encoding alpha-1A adrenergic receptor-like has product MTHSNSTNAHYDGFNRSIAFNLSELRNTSNNTCTSLILDSQTIGIGVCLSVFILFAIVGNVLVILSVLCNRHLQTVTNFFITNLAIADLLLSIIVLPFSACFEILKCWVFGRFFCNIWAAVDVMCCTASILSLCVISIDRYIGVKYSLKYPTIMTEKKAGVILVVVWMSATVISIGPLLGWKEPPPMDESICSITEEPGYAIFSSLFSFYLPLMVILVMYFRIYIVAKRTTRNLEAGVKKDRNKSREVVLRIHCRSVLEDAAANAKSKAHPFRSSLSIRLMKFSREKRAAKTLGIVVGAFILCWLPFFLVLPIGSFFPTLKPSDIVCKVVFWLGYFNSCLNPIIYACNSKEFKRAFTRLLKCQCRRSRNTHWRFYKQRLRTSLSGSGEESFGSRKPQCSFHESLSFTDSLLCKEKTRAFQGWSFFSPLQTPSSQLKKKMNSLSNKIKRGPSRRSGPTLGKAEVISVSMGICAHHCSYEQYNIADYDGLKETDI; this is encoded by the exons ATGACCCATTCCAACTCTACGAATGCGCACTACGATGGATTTAACCGAAGCATTGCTTTTAACTTGTCTGAACTTAGAAACACCAGCAACAATACCTGCACTAGTCTCATATTGGATTCCCAAACAATCGGAATCGGAGTGtgcctttctgtttttattttatttgccatAGTCGGGAATGTTTTGGTTATCCTATCCGTGCTGTGCAATAGACACTTGCAGACCGTTACAAACTTCTTCATTACAAACTTGGCTATAGCTGATTTACTTCTAAGCATCATTGTTCTGCCATTCTCTGCATGTTTCGAAATTCTAAAATGCTGGGTTTTTGGCAGGTTTTTCTGCAACATTTGGGCAGCAGTGGACGTAATGTGTTGCACTGCCTCTATCCTGAGCCTCTGCGTAATATCCATTGACCGGTACATTGGTGTCAAATATTCTTTGAAATATCCAACAATAATGACAGAGAAGAAAGCAGGGGTAATCCTGGTGGTGGTCTGGATGTCAGCTACGGTGATCTCAATAGGTCCACTTTTAGGATGGAAGGAACCACCGCCAATGGATGAAAGTATCTGCAGTATCACTGAAGAACCGGGCTATGCCATCTTCTCCTCCTTATTCTCTTTCTATCTCCCGCTCATGGTCATTTTAGTAATGTATTTTAGGATCTACATTGTGGCCAAAAGGACGACTCGGAATCTTGAAGCAGGTGTAAAGAAAGACAGGAACAAGTCCAGGGAAGTAGTACTTCGAATTCACTGCAGAAGTGTTCTTGAAGACGCCGCTGCTAACGCCAAAAGTAAAGCCCATCCTTTCAGAAGTTCTCTGTCTATTCGCTTGATGAAGTTCTCAAGAGAAAAGAGAGCCGCTAAAACCCTGGGTATTGTTGTTGGGGCTTTCATCCTCTGCTGGCTACCATTCTTCTTGGTTTTACCTATAG GGTCCTTCTTTCCAACGCTGAAACCCTCAGATATAGTCTGCAAAGTAGTCTTTTGGCTGGGCTACTTCAACAGCTGCCTAAACCCCATCATCTACGCGTGCAACAGCAAGGAGTTCAAGCGCGCCTTCACCCGCCTACTGAAGTGCCAGTGTCGCCGCAGCAGGAATACCCACTGGAGGTTCTACAAGCAGAGGCTCAGGACCTCCCTGAGTGGATCCGGGGAGGAGTCTTTCGGCAGCCGCAAGCCCCAGTGCTCGTTCCACGAGTCGCTGTCCTTCACCGACTCTCTACTCTGCAAGGAGAAAACCCGCGCCTTCCAGGGCTGGAGCTTCTTCTCCCCACTCCAGACGCCATCTTCCCAgctgaagaagaagatgaaCAGCCTCTCCAACAAGATCAAGAGGGGGCCGAGCAGAAGGTCCGGCCCCACGCTGGGGAAAGCAGAAGTGATCTCCGTCTCCATGGGGATCTGCGCCCACCATTGCAGCTATGAACAATACAACATTGCAGACTATGATGGTCTTAAAGAGACTGACATTTAG